A genome region from Brassica oleracea var. oleracea cultivar TO1000 chromosome C2, BOL, whole genome shotgun sequence includes the following:
- the LOC106325830 gene encoding glutathione S-transferase U11-like, with translation MGLISDEYVRLLGAWPSPFVLRTRIALNLKRVPYEYLEEEDSLNSESVLNYNPVHKQIPILIHGNKPIRESLNIVMYVDETWLSGPPILPSDPFDRAVARFWDVYIDEHCFTSINGVAVAKDEEERKAAIAKLEMCMALLEETFQECSKGRGFFGGDNIGFIDIGFGSMLGPLKVLEKFTGVKFIHPETTPGLFHWADRFYSHEAVKPVMPDIEKLVEFARLKFNTSIFK, from the exons ATGGGTCTAATCAGTGATGAGTACGTAAGGCTATTAGGAGCATGGCCTAGCCCTTTCGTGCTGAGGACTCGGATCGCACTTAACCTAAAGCGTGTACCGTACGAGTATCTTGAAGAAGAAGATAGTTTAAATTCGGAGAGCGTGTTAAACTACAACCCCGTCCACAAACAGATCCCTATACTCATCCATGGCAATAAACCAATCCGTGAATCTCTCAACATCGTCATGTACGTCGATGAAACTTGGCTCTCTGGTCCTCCCATCCTTCCCTCAGACCCATTTGATCGTGCCGTAGCTCGCTTTTGGGACGTCTACATCGACGAACAC TGTTTCACATCAATCAATGGAGTGGCGGTAGCAAAAGACGAGGAGGAAAGAAAGGCTGCGATAGCAAAACTAGAAATGTGTATGGCTCTATTGGAAGAAACGTTTCAAGAATGCAGCAAAGGAAGAGGCTTCTTTGGAGGAGACAACATCGGATTCATCGATATTGGTTTCGGATCGATGTTGGGTCCACTCAAGGTTCTTGAGAAATTTACCGGCGTCAAGTTCATACATCCAGAAACGACACCAGGTCTTTTCCATTGGGCAGACAGATTCTACTCCCATGAAGCAGTCAAGCCTGTCATGCCCGATATCGAAAAGCTGGTCGAGTTTGCTAGGCTTAAGTTCAATACTTCAATCTTTAAATGA
- the LOC106323636 gene encoding uncharacterized protein LOC106323636 gives MTMFDDASIEDAIGIVLRAWGVVKFGKTSVLHVEFNKTVEEEDDEANVYVGLSDREATDRLATDREATDIWAEACEADGVLTLYEDIEMHDNVTERDAIVIEDTEARPSVEVTPAVKERDDGMDLASDTKRYVIKCRAAKEGCKWFVRVAKLMNSYRWTVRSYIKQHRCSVVTTRTLPNRRRGTPGIVAAVLAQDYPDSLDTPAPNALIDLVHHRVAVQSNPGTINLVVVDEAQKFKYLFFALGASIKGFIAMRKVLIVDATHMKNLGVVYGTVETVISDVPGLVYVPGLVFLLDRNKSLIKAVSVVFPQAAHGYCIWHLSQNVKVHVRNNRDTCAFKFMDCAHAYTEAEFLNLYNAFRMRYPSAAEYLDKSVEERKWARCYFERDRYNVDTTNSVESFNGVISDARKLNILPMFDFIIGKMAEWFNIHRKEAAEIPPTLKLVPVVETEMSKRCVDAGFLSVVELNNFHLEYSVSGSDGMRYTVDMAMMTCSCEQFDKDKYSCVHAVAAATFMTDIAGKELHLSEYCSKYYLVEQWALAYHRTIYHVPHMSDWIIPEEVKAM, from the exons ATGACCATGTTCGATGATGCATCAATTGAAGACGCCATTGGCATTGTGCTTCGCGCATGGGGAGTTGTTAAATTTGGGAAGAC AAGTGTTCTACATGTGGAGTTCAACAAAACGGTTGAAGAAGAGGATGATGAAGCTAATGTCTATGTCGGTCTATCCGATAGAGAGGCTACTGATAGATTGGCTACTGATAGAGAGGCTACTGATATATGGGCTGAGGCTTGTGAAGCAGATGGTGTGCTCACACTTTACGAAGACATTGAAATGCATGATAATGTCACCGAAAGAGATGCGATTGTGATTGAAGATACAGAAGCAAGACCATCAGTTGAAGTAACACCAGCTGTCAAGGAACGGGATGATGGTATGGATTTGGCT TCGGACACTAAGAGATATGTGATAAAATGCCGAGCAGCCAAAGAAGGCTGCAAGTGGTTTGTGCGTGTTGCAAAGTTGATGAATTCATATCGTTGGACGGTTAGAAGTTACATCAAACAGCATAGATGTTCTGTTGTTACTACAAGAACACTGCCTAATAGAAGGAGAGGCACACCAGGAATCGTTGCAGCTGTTTTGGCTCAAGATTATCCCGATAGTTTAGACACACCAGCTCCCAACGCCTTGATCGATTTGGTTCATCACAGGGTGGCTGTGCAA TCGAATCCTGGCACAATAAATCTAGTGGTTGTGGATGAGGCCCAAAAGTTTAAGTATCTGTTTTTTGCTTTGGGAGCTAGCATAAAAGGGTTTATCGCTATGAGGAAAGTCCTCATTGTCGATGCAACACACATGAAGAAT TTGGGTGTGGTTTATGGAACAGTTGAAACAGTGATATCTGATGTCCCTGGATTGGTGTATGTCCCTGGATTGGTGTTTCTTTTAGATAGAAACAAAAGCTTGATCAAGGCAGTAAGTGTAGTGTTCCCTCAGGCCGCTCATGGGTATTGTATATGGCATTTGTCTCAGAATGTTAAAGTACACGTTCGTAACAACAGAGATACTTGTGCGTTTAAGTTTATGGACTGCGCACACGCTTATACAGAGGCTGAGTTCTTGAACCTTTATAATGCTTTTCGCATGAGGTATCCTAGCGCAGCGGAGTATCTTGACAAAAGTGTAGAAGAGAGGAAATGGGCGAGATGTTACTTTGAAAGAGATAGGTACAATGTTGACACCACCAATTCAGTGGAATCTTTTAATGGTGTTATTAGTGACGCGAGAAAGTTAAACATACTACCAATGTTTGATTTCATCATCGGGAAAATGGCTGAATGGTTCAACATACATAGGAAGGAGGCGGCTGAAATACCACCCACACTAAAGCTTGTTCCTGTTGTGGAAACCGAAATGTCTAAAAGATGTGTTGATGCAGGGTTTCTTTCCGTTGTCGAGTTAAACAACTTCCATCTTGAGTACAGTGTCTCAGGAAGTGACGGGATGCGTTATACGGTTGATATGGCTATGATGACTTGTAGCTGTGAGCAATTTGATAAAGACAAATACTCATGTGTCCATGCAGTAGCTGCTGCCACATTCATGACTGATATAGCGGGAAAGGAACTTCATCTATCTGAGTATTGTTCTAAGTACTATTTAGTGGAGCAATGGGCTTTGGCTTATCACAGGACAATATATCATGTTCCTCATATGTCTGATTGGATTATACCAGAAGAAGTTAAAGCAATGTAA
- the LOC106321854 gene encoding serine/threonine-protein phosphatase PP2A-5 catalytic subunit, giving the protein MPETGDIDRQIEQLMECKALSEAEVKTLCEQAKAILVEEWNVQPVKCPVTVCGDIHGQFYDLIELFKIGGSSPDTNYLFMGDYVDRGYYSVETVSLLVALKVRYRDRLTILRGNHESRQITQVYGFYDECLRKYGNANVWKHFTDLFDYLPLTALIESQVFCLHGGLSPSLDTLDNIRSLDRIQEVPHEGPMCDLLWSDPDDRCGWGISPRGAGYTFGTDIATQFNHTNGLSLISRAHQLVMEGFNWCQDKNVVTVFSAPNYCYRCGNMAAILEIGENMDQNFLQFDPAPRQVEPETTRKTPDYFL; this is encoded by the exons ATGCCGGAGACGGGAGACATCGATCGTCAGATCGAGCAGCTGATGGAGTGCAAAGCGTTGTCCGAGGCGGAGGTGAAGACGCTCTGCGAGCAAGCGAAGGCGATTCTGGTGGAGGAGTGGAATGTTCAACCGGTTAAGTGTCCGGTTACGGTTTGCGGCGACATCCACGGTCAATTCTACGATCTGATTGAGCTTTTTAAAATCGGTGGCTCTTCTCCTGACACCAATTATCTTTTCATGGGCGATTATGTAG ATCGAGGGTATTACTCCGTGGAGACAGTCTCGCTTTTGGTAGCTCTGAAAGTTCGATACAGAGATAGACTTACCATCCTTAGAGGGAACCACGAAAGCCGGCAAATTACTCAAGT GTATGGATTCTATGATGAATGCTTGAGGAAATATGGAAACGCTAATGTGTGGAAGCACTTCACTGACCTTTTTGATTACCTTCCTCTTACAGCTCTCATTGAGAGTCAG GTTTTCTGTTTACATGGAGGACTTTCACCTTCTTTAGATACACTTGACAATATCAGATCTCTAGATCGAATACAAGAG GTTCCACATGAAGGACCAATGTGTGATCTGTTATGGTCCGATCCAGATGATCGATGCGGTTGGGGAATATCTCCTCGTGGCGCAGGCTACACTTTCGGAACAGACATCGCTACTCAGTTTAACCACACCAATGGGCTCAGTCTGATATCAAGAGCACACCAACTTGTCATGGAAGGTTTTAATTGGTGCCAAGATAAGAACGTTGTCACTGTGTTCAGTGCCCCGAACTATTGCTACCGATGCGGCAACATGGCTGCGATTCTAGAGATAGGCGAGAACATGGACCAGAACTTCCTTCAGTTCGATCCAGCTCCACGTCAAGTCGAACCTGAGACTACACGTAAGACTCCAGATTACTTTTTGTAA